The window ATACTATACTGTAACGATGAGCAAATTATCGTTTTTAAAAGGAAAACCGCTGCCTTTGGGCGCAAAGGTAAATTCTTACGGAGTAAATTTTTGCGTGTTTTCAAGACACGCTTCTTCAGTTACATTACATTTGTTTGAAAATGAAAAAGACGAAAAACCTGCATTCAGTTTTAAACTTGACCCGAATATAAATAAAACCGGAGACCTCTGGCATATTTTCGTCAAGGGCCTAAAAAAAGGAGCTTTTTATCTTTATACTGCAAGCGGGCTTTTTTCACCTTATGAAGGACATTTATTTAATGAGAATAATTTCTTGCTGGACCCTTATGCAAAACAACTTACCGATTCCTCTATTTTTAATTCGGAGCAAACAAAAAAATTCAGGCTGAATAAGCAAAACGGAGAGGCGTTTTTCAATACGGAAAAAACGGCAAAAGGCTTTCCAAAATGTATTGTAATCGACGATGAAGAATTCGACTGGGACAATGATTCCCCCATAAATTTACCCTTGCATAAGTGTATTATTTACGAAGCTCATTTAAAAGGAATGAGTTTTTTAAATACCCGCATCGATGAAAAAAAACGCGGAAAATTTTCAGGCCTTATCGAAGTTATTCCATATTTAAAAAAGCTGGGCATTACATCGCTTGAGCTCTTACCCGTTTTTGAATTCGATGAAAATGAAAATTTTAATAAAAATCCTACAACCGGAGAAACCTTAAAAAATTATTGGGGCTACAGCACCTTGTCATTTTTTGCGCCTAAGACATCTTATGCGGAAAATCCGAAAAATGCCGTAAACGAATTTAAATTTATGGTCAAGGAATTTCATAAAGCGGGTATAGAAATTATTTTAGATGTTGTATTTAATCACTCGGCGGAAGGGAATGAAAACGGAGCGGTTTTCTCATTTAAAGGTTTTGATAACTCAATTTATTATCATCTTGAAGAAAACAAAAGTTTATACAAAAACTATTCGGGCTGCGGAAATACTGTAAATGCTTCTCACCCCGCCGTCGGTCAATTTATTATAGACTGTCTGCGCTATTGGGTTACTGAAATGCATATCGACGGCTTCCGTTTTGATTTAGCTTCAATATTGGCCAGAAACAAGGACGGAAATATAGAAGCCGCCTCTTCTTTATTAAATGCAATAGAAGAAGACCCCGTTTTACGCTCCACAAAAATAATTGCGGAACCTTGGGACGCTGCCGGAGGTTATATGGTAGGAGCATTCCCCGGAAGATGGGCCGAATGGAACGATTTATATAGAGATGCCTTAAAAACTTTTTGGCTTCAACCTAATCCCGATATTAGAAAATTGGCAACCAGAGTAACGGGCTCTTCGGACTTATACTTAAAAAACGGAAGACGCCCGTATCAATCCGTAAATTTTATTTGTTGCCATGACGGCTTTACACTGTATGACTTACTCAGCTATTCTCAAAAACACAATGAAGAAAACGGCGAAAACAATAATGACGGCTCAAATAATAATTTCAGTTTTAACCACGGAACGGAAGGGCCCGCCTGTGATAAAATAGAAATTATACGTAAGCGTATGGCTAAAAACATTTTAATAGCCCTTTTACTTTCCGCAGGAACTCCTATGTTAAACATGGGTGATGAAGTTTTCAGAACTCAAAACGGTAACAACAATGCTTATTGTCAGGATAATTTTATTTCGTGGTTTGACTGGTCTTCAGTTAATACAAACAATGATTTATTTGAATTTACTAAAAAACTTATTAACCTCAGAATAACACATTTTTCTTTTATACGAAAAAGTTTTTTCACAGGCATTGCGAAAGCATACGGAGCAGGAAGCGACCTTCAATGGTTTAACAGCGAAGCTAAAACACCCGATTGGAACTCCCCGTCAAGTTTTCTGGCCTTTTTAATTGACGGAAATAAAATCAACTTGGAAAGCGATTGTAACGATAATGATTTTTATATTATGTTTAACGGCTACGATTCCGATATTACAGCAAAATTACCGGCACCTTCTTCAGGCGGACTGTGGCACCGTTTAATCGATACTTCGTATCCGTTTAAGGAAGATTTTATAGACGAAAATAAAACGGAAGAAATTCAAAATCAGGACATATATGTGGTTTTTGCAAAAACAGCCGTAGTACTGATTTCAAAATAAAATTTTATTATGCGGTAAAGAATTTCAAAAACATATAAACGTGTTTTTTATTTTTATAATACATAATACTCTATTGAATTAACGCTTAAAAAAAGGTATTATGTAGGTATGTATTTACAGCCTTTTTCATGGATGATATTGGTTTTTGTAGATCTCTTTTTGCTTGTTTTAGCATACGTTCTTTTTTCCAGCATTTCTAAAAAAGCAAGCGGTGAAAAACTCAAGGAAACCGGAAAGCGCGGCGACCCGGGAGTTTGTCCCGTATGCGGTTATATTTTAAAAAAAAGGAGAACAAGTTAAATCGGCCCTTTATCCGGGAGATGATGATAGGCTATGCTATATTTACGGCTGTCCTCATTGCTACCCTCTTTGCGAAGCGGGCTTGCAGAGAAAATGCCCCGTATGTAACGAAAAAATGGGGCAGGAAGCTCATCTTATTGCACGTTATTTTGAACGAAGAAACGATAAAAAACGGATTCATATTTTAGGCTGCGCCAATTGCAGATTTAAAAATTGAATTTAAAAAACGGGTTGCAGACCGGAACGGCTTAAATCTTACGCATAAATAAAAACACCCCTAAAAACTTTAACTTTTTAGGGGCAAAAAAGTTAAAACAATATCATATCAGTTTTTATTAACTTCCTTATCTTCAATCATATCCGACATTTCGGCAACGCAGTATGTACATACAAGGTCGCCTGTTACGTTATTCATTGTTTCAAACATATCCAATATGGGGTTAATACCTAAAGCAAGACCTACTATAATTGCAATTTGGTCGGCACCCAAATTCATATTTTGCAAGATAATAAAAAGAAGCATTAAACTTCCGCCGGGAACTCCTCCGGCACCTACCGATACCAAAACCGTAGTTATTACCAAAACCAACAACGGTATAAACCCCATTTCGGCTCCGAACATATTGGCAGCTAAAACCGCAAACATAGGTAAGTGAACGCAAACACCGTCCATATTTACCGTAGACCCGAGCGGCAAAGAAAAAGATGAAAGATTATCACTTATTCTAAGTTCTTCTTTTGCCGTTCTAAGTGAAACCGGCAAGGTGGCAGCGGAACTCCTCGTAACAAAAGAAGTCAACATGGGTTCACGCAGTTTTAACATAACCGTTATAGGATTTTTCCTTGTGGAAACCGCTATCATAATAGGGTAAACTGCAAATACCATAACAATAATACCTATTACTACACCTAAAGTAAGCATTATATAAGGACCGAATAAACTGGACCCGTATTGTGCAAAATTTACCGAAGTAAGACAAAATACACCTATCGGGGAATAAGCTAAAATCCAATCTACCATTTTAAATACGGTTTCTTTACAGGTTTCAATTATATTTAAAAATTGAGCCGCTCCTTCACGTAATTTCGGATTTTCATTCTCCGAAATTATTTTAAGAGCGATGCCGAAAGCAATTGAAAAAACTATTATGGCAAGAAAATTCCCCTGAGCCAAGGCTTGGAACGGATTTTGAAACATACTTAAAAATACATCGGCTAAAGAACCTGCAGAAGCGGGATTTACTTCGCCTGCCGCACTTTTCATTAAAGCAGCCCATTCCGTGTGGGAAGTCCCCGCACCCGGATTAAAAGCTACCGCCAAAAACGACCCGACAATTGCCGCAAAAAGAGATGTTATAAAATACCAGATAATTACTTTTATTCCTATTTTTCCGAATTCTTTTGTAGGCAAAGAGGCCGCACCGGAAATCAGAGAAAGTAAAATTACCGGAATAACTATCATTTTTAACATTGAAACCAGAATTTGTCCGAAAGGCTGAATCCATGATACATATCCGTCAATGTTAACACCCGACTGCCATAATATAATACCGGCAGCCAAACCGAGAATGAATGCGCCTAAAATCATCCAAACAAGCTTTTTATTCATTAAATTCCTCCTGTTAAAAGCATAGCACCATTTTACCATTGAAACTTTAAAAAAGCAAGCATTTTTTTTATAAATATACCGGAGAATTTAAAACGGGATATTTACAGAAAAACCTATCAAACCTTAATTTTATAAGCAAAACCGGCTGACAAACGGAATTTTATTTTGATTTCTATGATATAGATTTTTTTTCAAAATACTGTTAAAATCAAATCGAAATGAATTTGGTCAGTACACGAAACGGTAAAAAAACGGTTACTTTTTATGAAGCGGTTACGAATTGTATCCCTGAAGACGGCGGACTTTATATTCCCGCCGATACAATGGACTTAAGCCCATGGATTGAACATCTTAACGAAAATTCCACATTTGCCTCCATTGCAGGAACTTTAACTTCCGCATTGCTTAAAAACGAATTCAGCCCCGCCGTATCCGAACGTATTGCGGCTTCCGCTTTCGGTAATTACAGCCCACGCCTCCGCCAATTGGACGATAGACTCTTTCTTTTAGACCTTTTTCACGGCCCTACCGGCTGTCATAGGGATTTCGGCTTTTTATGGCTGGCTTCGGTACTGGAACACATTCTTACAATGACGAATGAAACCGCCTTAGTATTGGCAACAGGCACAAAAAAGAACGGAGCAGGTATGGCTGCCGCTTTCGGCAATAAAAAACGGCTTAAAACCCTTCTTATTCACCCTAAAGGATTTGCGGCGGGAATCCCTGAAAAATATCTTGCGGAAAACGGAGGCTCAATATACTCCGTAGAATGCGAGGGTTCCATTAAAGACGTAGAAAATTTAAAGCGGTCGGTATATCTTGACAAAAAACTTGTAAAAGAGTATCGTCTGACCTTAGCAAACACTGTAAACATCGGAAGGCTTTTACCTCAAATGTTTTTTTATATTTTTGCTTTTACGAGGTTTAGAAAAAGCTCTTTCGGTGAAATTTACTATGCATTACATTCAGGGAACTACGGAAATTTGGCGGCAGGTCTTTATGCGTGGAAAAACAGCC is drawn from Treponema pedis and contains these coding sequences:
- the glgX gene encoding glycogen debranching protein GlgX codes for the protein MSKLSFLKGKPLPLGAKVNSYGVNFCVFSRHASSVTLHLFENEKDEKPAFSFKLDPNINKTGDLWHIFVKGLKKGAFYLYTASGLFSPYEGHLFNENNFLLDPYAKQLTDSSIFNSEQTKKFRLNKQNGEAFFNTEKTAKGFPKCIVIDDEEFDWDNDSPINLPLHKCIIYEAHLKGMSFLNTRIDEKKRGKFSGLIEVIPYLKKLGITSLELLPVFEFDENENFNKNPTTGETLKNYWGYSTLSFFAPKTSYAENPKNAVNEFKFMVKEFHKAGIEIILDVVFNHSAEGNENGAVFSFKGFDNSIYYHLEENKSLYKNYSGCGNTVNASHPAVGQFIIDCLRYWVTEMHIDGFRFDLASILARNKDGNIEAASSLLNAIEEDPVLRSTKIIAEPWDAAGGYMVGAFPGRWAEWNDLYRDALKTFWLQPNPDIRKLATRVTGSSDLYLKNGRRPYQSVNFICCHDGFTLYDLLSYSQKHNEENGENNNDGSNNNFSFNHGTEGPACDKIEIIRKRMAKNILIALLLSAGTPMLNMGDEVFRTQNGNNNAYCQDNFISWFDWSSVNTNNDLFEFTKKLINLRITHFSFIRKSFFTGIAKAYGAGSDLQWFNSEAKTPDWNSPSSFLAFLIDGNKINLESDCNDNDFYIMFNGYDSDITAKLPAPSSGGLWHRLIDTSYPFKEDFIDENKTEEIQNQDIYVVFAKTAVVLISK
- a CDS encoding dicarboxylate/amino acid:cation symporter, coding for MNKKLVWMILGAFILGLAAGIILWQSGVNIDGYVSWIQPFGQILVSMLKMIVIPVILLSLISGAASLPTKEFGKIGIKVIIWYFITSLFAAIVGSFLAVAFNPGAGTSHTEWAALMKSAAGEVNPASAGSLADVFLSMFQNPFQALAQGNFLAIIVFSIAFGIALKIISENENPKLREGAAQFLNIIETCKETVFKMVDWILAYSPIGVFCLTSVNFAQYGSSLFGPYIMLTLGVVIGIIVMVFAVYPIMIAVSTRKNPITVMLKLREPMLTSFVTRSSAATLPVSLRTAKEELRISDNLSSFSLPLGSTVNMDGVCVHLPMFAVLAANMFGAEMGFIPLLVLVITTVLVSVGAGGVPGGSLMLLFIILQNMNLGADQIAIIVGLALGINPILDMFETMNNVTGDLVCTYCVAEMSDMIEDKEVNKN